A region of Lepeophtheirus salmonis chromosome 13, UVic_Lsal_1.4, whole genome shotgun sequence DNA encodes the following proteins:
- the LOC121128328 gene encoding uncharacterized protein isoform X1, protein MEEKEEMNAATSAGVDHEEKIQTHMQGVTDTVWKVGCYKINPSTPSGQKFFILHMLVLPLIPITALVIQNSVTMNTLLGYQYRVSTIRRQVRGAMEIAVFIQNIQEERAEVALYIFSNQTNVKINSTMNTAGNRMGLSERFQQTDRALEEVPTWPNLYDTTGTKGTEVFKSKLKFQIQHEVFRVKVREGRFGEITSILAWYEFINDIILDHLDDEIKSTNKSGVWRYLISFKNLLRAIENIGIVSVYGIKYLTTGNVTQENFIKYVEHDTLIWEYLNSSVHLAPYLEEKFQNIYEQEAYQFYRKSDKVILNNALDVEKGSSNISSAMKYFNSISEYMLQLRLVLEELRDDIEEVAQDELNAADQEKIIGIAILSFISLVTLVFYFFVKNALSVIRIFAKEVMEKVRELDAEKMKTEKAFHDFLPKTVVRDLKRKRVLAENFDCVTVFFGDIIGFNDLTSDCTPSELIDFMNLFYASLDARIAKFNVYNVHTMGDEFMVVSGMPNKIGNHHVSEVASMSLDLLAASVVFQIPHRPNSRLHIRMGIHSGPACGVVAGSKIPNYCVMGDTTIVAHMVEKMGEGMKIHLSEASKELLDKVGGFRCEYRGILDMGSKRGQMETYWLIGPDKETEAVYDQTSATDY, encoded by the exons ATGGAAGAAAAAGAGGAAATGAACGCCGCCACTTCAGCCGGCGTGGATCATGAGGAAAAGATTCAAACACATATGCAAGGTGTCACGGACACTGTTTGGAAGGTCGGAtgctataaaataaatccttcaacCCCTTCAG GACAAAAGTTTTTCATCCTTCATATGCTAGTTCTACCACTCATACCAATTACAGCCTTAGTCATTCAAAACTCTGTTACGATGAATACTCTCCTTGGGTATCAATACCGAGTCAGTACCATTCGTCGTCAA GTTCGGGGTGCCATGGAAATTGCTGTATTTATTCAGAATATCCAAGAGGAAAGAGCGGAGGTTGCTCTCTATATATTTTCGAATCAaacaaatgttaaaataaactcGACCATGAACACAGCTGGAAATAGAATGGGACTATCTGAGCGGTTTCAGCAAACGGATCGAGCTCTGGAAGAAGTTCCGACATGGCCTAat CTCTATGACACCACAGGAACAAAAGGAACGGAGgtctttaaatcaaaattgaaatttcagaTCCAGCATGAAGTGTTTAG AGTCAAAGTTAGAGAAGGGCGTTTTGGGGAAATTACATCAATTCTGGCATGGTATGAATTTATTAATGACATTATTCTGGATCATTTAGATGATGAAATCAAATCTACAAACAAGTCTGGAGTATGGCGTTATCTCATATCCTTTAAAAATCTTTTACGAGCCATTGAAAACATCGGCATCGTCTCCGTCTatggaattaaatatttgaccACTGGTAATGTAAcccaagaaaattttataaaatatgtggaGCACGATACACTGATTTGGGAGTATCTCAATTCTTCTGTTCATTTGGCTCcgtatttagaagaaaaatttcaaaatatctatGAGCAAGAAGCATATCAATTTTATAGAAAGAG TGATAAAGTTATTCTCAACAATGCATTGGATGTGGAGAAGGGTTCCTCGAATATTAGCAGTGCTATGAAGTACTTTAATTCTATATCCGAATATATGTTGCAACTACGATTGGTCTTGGAGGAACTAAGAGATGATATTGa gGAAGTAGCACAGGATGAGTTAAACGCTGcggatcaagaaaaaataatcggAATTGCTATTCTATCTTTTATATCTCTCGTTActcttgtattttatttcttcgtGAAAAATGCTTTGTCAGTTATTCGA ATCTTTGCAAAAGAGGTGATGGAAAAAGTTCGAGAGCTGGATGCAGAAAAGATGAAAACGGAGAAAGCATTTCATGACTTTCTTCCGAAAACAGTTGTTCGGGATTTAAAGAGAAAACGAGTTTTAGCAGAGAACTTTGACTGCGTAACTGTTTTTTTTGGAGATATAATTGGATTTAATGACTTAACCTCGGATTGTACGCCGAGTGAG TTGATcgattttatgaatttattttatgcaaGCCTGGATGCACGAATTGCCAAATTCAATGTCTATAACGTTCATACCATGGGAGATGAGTTCATGGTTGTCTCTGGAATGCCAAATAAAATCG GGAATCATCACGTATCGGAAGTCGCCTCCATGTCATTGGATCTCCTCGCCGCATCTGTTGTGTTTCAGATCCCACATCGTCCAAACTCACGCCTCCATATCAGAATGGGAATTCATTCAGGACCTGCTTGTGGTGTTGTAGCAGGATCTAAAATACCCAATTATTGTGTAATGGGTGATACAACCATAGTGGCACACATGGTTGAGAAAATGGGAGAAGGAATGAAGATTCATTTGAGCGAGGCGTCAAAGGAGCTTTTGGATAAAGTTGGAGGATTTAGATGCGAGTATAGAGGGATTCTCGATATGGGG TCCAAGAGAGGTCAAATGGAGACTTATTGGTTAATTGGGCCAGATAAGGAAACAGAAGCAGTCTATGATCAGACTTCTGCCACTGATTATTGA
- the LOC121128328 gene encoding uncharacterized protein isoform X2: MEEKEEMNAATSAGVDHEEKIQTHMQGVTDTVWKVGCYKINPSTPSGQKFFILHMLVLPLIPITALVIQNSVTMNTLLGYQYRVSTIRRQVRGAMEIAVFIQNIQEERAEVALYIFSNQTNVKINSTMNTAGNRMGLSERFQQTDRALEEVPTWPNLYDTTGTKGTEVFKSKLKFQIQHEVFRVKVREGRFGEITSILAWYEFINDIILDHLDDEIKSTNKSGVWRYLISFKNLLRAIENIGIVSVYGIKYLTTGNVTQENFIKYVEHDTLIWEYLNSSVHLAPYLEEKFQNIYEQEAYQFYRKSDKVILNNALDVEKGSSNISSAMKYFNSISEYMLQLRLVLEELRDDIEEVAQDELNAADQEKIIGIAILSFISLVTLVFYFFVKNALSVIRIFAKEVMEKVRELDAEKMKTEKAFHDFLPKTVVRDLKRKRVLAENFDCVTVFFGDIIGFNDLTSDCTPSELIDFMNLFYASLDARIAKFNVYNVHTMGDEFMVVSGMPNKIGRYPFYLNEID; encoded by the exons ATGGAAGAAAAAGAGGAAATGAACGCCGCCACTTCAGCCGGCGTGGATCATGAGGAAAAGATTCAAACACATATGCAAGGTGTCACGGACACTGTTTGGAAGGTCGGAtgctataaaataaatccttcaacCCCTTCAG GACAAAAGTTTTTCATCCTTCATATGCTAGTTCTACCACTCATACCAATTACAGCCTTAGTCATTCAAAACTCTGTTACGATGAATACTCTCCTTGGGTATCAATACCGAGTCAGTACCATTCGTCGTCAA GTTCGGGGTGCCATGGAAATTGCTGTATTTATTCAGAATATCCAAGAGGAAAGAGCGGAGGTTGCTCTCTATATATTTTCGAATCAaacaaatgttaaaataaactcGACCATGAACACAGCTGGAAATAGAATGGGACTATCTGAGCGGTTTCAGCAAACGGATCGAGCTCTGGAAGAAGTTCCGACATGGCCTAat CTCTATGACACCACAGGAACAAAAGGAACGGAGgtctttaaatcaaaattgaaatttcagaTCCAGCATGAAGTGTTTAG AGTCAAAGTTAGAGAAGGGCGTTTTGGGGAAATTACATCAATTCTGGCATGGTATGAATTTATTAATGACATTATTCTGGATCATTTAGATGATGAAATCAAATCTACAAACAAGTCTGGAGTATGGCGTTATCTCATATCCTTTAAAAATCTTTTACGAGCCATTGAAAACATCGGCATCGTCTCCGTCTatggaattaaatatttgaccACTGGTAATGTAAcccaagaaaattttataaaatatgtggaGCACGATACACTGATTTGGGAGTATCTCAATTCTTCTGTTCATTTGGCTCcgtatttagaagaaaaatttcaaaatatctatGAGCAAGAAGCATATCAATTTTATAGAAAGAG TGATAAAGTTATTCTCAACAATGCATTGGATGTGGAGAAGGGTTCCTCGAATATTAGCAGTGCTATGAAGTACTTTAATTCTATATCCGAATATATGTTGCAACTACGATTGGTCTTGGAGGAACTAAGAGATGATATTGa gGAAGTAGCACAGGATGAGTTAAACGCTGcggatcaagaaaaaataatcggAATTGCTATTCTATCTTTTATATCTCTCGTTActcttgtattttatttcttcgtGAAAAATGCTTTGTCAGTTATTCGA ATCTTTGCAAAAGAGGTGATGGAAAAAGTTCGAGAGCTGGATGCAGAAAAGATGAAAACGGAGAAAGCATTTCATGACTTTCTTCCGAAAACAGTTGTTCGGGATTTAAAGAGAAAACGAGTTTTAGCAGAGAACTTTGACTGCGTAACTGTTTTTTTTGGAGATATAATTGGATTTAATGACTTAACCTCGGATTGTACGCCGAGTGAG TTGATcgattttatgaatttattttatgcaaGCCTGGATGCACGAATTGCCAAATTCAATGTCTATAACGTTCATACCATGGGAGATGAGTTCATGGTTGTCTCTGGAATGCCAAATAAAATCGGTAGATACCCATTCTATTTGAATGAAATAGATTAG
- the LOC121127797 gene encoding cartilage-associated protein codes for MKNQYIYSKGSIISSTMKSICTLLLCLIVSTNSVSSSNDIEQKSYEELFAISKNSYLANDWRNCIKFMKAALSSYDHYEDIVKECRNKCDHLTESTAVSTGFSSLLTYENSMNFYETLINGTYCMMKCKRQKLGSYQNSHPDPEIVKNFETRLTYDYLQSCYYKVNETKNAADAAFTNLEMNPESEVMRDNLNFYFEKNPKLKYDELVNLETKNFVKSFRDGVDAYEKEDFDSVIRYFELGILEYIDAWKTCRLSCEKPFDMGWFPDFMTSVANHFTYCVRCKRQCLIKLANLDGEFHHDIFPLMFHYLQFAYYKNNDIRKSAECIESYMTLYDSKQMISNKKYYQELDEFKKSGNEAWFTPRDNVREYFEIIKRENDLINSIEDRFKFEEDSKESKVPEPPISNKMEL; via the exons atgaaaaatcagtatatttattcaaagggTAGCATTATATCAAGCACCATGAAGAGTATATGTACTCTACTTTTGTGTCTAATCGTCTCAACAAACAGCGTATCATCATCCAATGATATTGAACAAAAGAGTTATGAAGAACTTTTTGCCATTAGTAAAAATTCGTATTTGGCAAATGATTGGAGGAATTGTATCAAGTTCATGAAGGCTGCATTGAGTTCTTATGACCATTATGAAGATATTGTGAAGGAATGTCGGAATAAGTGTGATCATTTGACCGAATCAACAGCCGTTTCCACAGGTTTTTCATCCCTAT TGACATATGAGAATAGCATGAATTTCTATGAAACCCTCATAAACGGCACTTACTGCATGATGAAATGCAAGAGACAAAAATTGGGCTCTTATCAAAATTCTCATCCAGATCCAGagattgtaaaaaattttgaaaccagGTTAACCTATGATTATCTACAATCATGTTATTACaag GTAAATGAAACAAAGAATGCAGCTGATGCAGCCTTCACGAATCTTGAGATGAATCCAGAATCTGAAGTTATGAGGGacaatttaaacttttattttgaaaagaatccGAAGCTTAAGTATGATGAATTGGTCAATTTGGAAACGAAG AATTTCGTAAAATCCTTTCGAGATGGAGTTGATGCCTATGAAAAGGAGGATTTTGATTCTGTGATTCGATATTTTGAACTTGGAATATTGGAATACATTGATGCATGGAAGACCTGTCGATTAAGCTGTGAAAAACCCTTTGATATGGGATGGTTTCCAGATTTTATGACATCTGTAGCAA ATCACTTTACATATTGTGTTCGATGCAAACGACAATGCCTAATAAAATTGGCAAACTTAGATGGGGAATTTCACCATGATATTTTTCCACTCATGTTCCATTATCTAcaatttgcatattataaaa acaACGATATTCGTAAGTCCGCAGAGTGTATCGAATCCTATATGACTCTATATGACTCTAAACAAATGATCAGCAACAAAAAGTATTATCAAGAATTGGATGAGTTTAAAAAGAGTGGAAATGAGGCTTGGTTTACTCCAAGGGACAACGTTCGAGAGTATTTTGAGattattaaaagagaaaacGACTTAATCAATTCTATTGAGGACAGATTCAAGTTTGAGGAGGATTccaaa GAATCTAAGGTACCGGAGCCACCGATCTCAAATAAAATGGAACTCTAA